In a single window of the Penaeus monodon isolate SGIC_2016 chromosome 3, NSTDA_Pmon_1, whole genome shotgun sequence genome:
- the LOC119591511 gene encoding serine-rich adhesin for platelets-like isoform X1, whose product MLLCIWKYIFLFFFLLEFCFFRCIFFGKVMCLNKISDTVMDFFSSLFSGSSETTSTAAATTTTITTTTTTTTITASSTSTSAPPPTSTTTTNSKVLPLSSSKVSPAPPPLESSKPSVQDKSEKKESVMGFFGNFISSKVAQATDVTKQAAQAAGITDKVTEATDKTLSTEADSVKEKPVMEESVSDEKVTKHDALASHAEQKSGQGCPETKEAVGTVTLCEKEDASEPKGTPSSSQVEKAEAESKNESEQEKEQPRRGFFSNFMSATKASLTRAATVVKEGSAKTTTDLAPEGDVAKEEGNKEVESFNWI is encoded by the exons atgttattatgtatttggaaatatatatttttgtttttttttttattagagttttgtttttttcgttgtatCTTTTTTGGAAAAGTCATGTGTCTGAATAAAATTTCAGATACTGTGATGGATTTTTTTAGCAGTCTTTTTAGTGGTTCCTCTGAAACAACCTCAACTGCTGCtgctacaacaactactattactaccactactacaacaactacaatcACTGCTTCATCTACTTctacttctgctcctcctcctacttccacaACTACAACCAATAGTAAAGTTTTGCCACTTTCTTCTAGTAAGGTCTCTCCTGCACCTCCTCCTTTAGAATCATCTAAACCATCTGTTCAAGAtaagagtgagaagaaag AATCGGTAAtgggattttttgggaatttcatATCAAGCAAAGTGGCACAGGCCACTGATGTGACAAAGCAGGCTGCGCAGGCTGCAGGAATCACAGACAAAGTCACAGAAGCCACAGATAAGACCTTAAGCACAGAGGCTGATAGCGTAAAAGAAAAACCCGTCATGGAGGAGAGTGTTAGTGACGAAAAGGTCACTAAGCATGATGCGCTTGCTTCCCACGCAGAGCAGAAGTCTGGTCAGGGCTGCCCCGAGACCAAAGAGGCAGTTGGTACAGTGACCCTTTGCGAAAAGGAGGATGCGAGTGAGCCCAAGGGCACTCCATCATCATCTCAAGTGGAAAAAGCAGAAGCAGAGTCAAAAAATGAAAGCGAACAAGAGAAAG AGCAACCACGAAGAGGGTTTTTTAGCAATTTCATGAGTGCCACAAAAGCCTCTTTGACTAGGGCTGCCACTGTAGTGAAGGAGGGGTCAGCCAAGACAACCACTGACCTAGCTCCTGAAGGGGACGTGGCCAAGGAAGAGGGCAACAAGGAGGTGGAGTCTTTTAACTGGATATGA
- the LOC119591511 gene encoding biorientation of chromosomes in cell division protein 1-like 1 isoform X2, translating to MGFFGNFISSKVAQATDVTKQAAQAAGITDKVTEATDKTLSTEADSVKEKPVMEESVSDEKVTKHDALASHAEQKSGQGCPETKEAVGTVTLCEKEDASEPKGTPSSSQVEKAEAESKNESEQEKEQPRRGFFSNFMSATKASLTRAATVVKEGSAKTTTDLAPEGDVAKEEGNKEVESFNWI from the exons AtgggattttttgggaatttcatATCAAGCAAAGTGGCACAGGCCACTGATGTGACAAAGCAGGCTGCGCAGGCTGCAGGAATCACAGACAAAGTCACAGAAGCCACAGATAAGACCTTAAGCACAGAGGCTGATAGCGTAAAAGAAAAACCCGTCATGGAGGAGAGTGTTAGTGACGAAAAGGTCACTAAGCATGATGCGCTTGCTTCCCACGCAGAGCAGAAGTCTGGTCAGGGCTGCCCCGAGACCAAAGAGGCAGTTGGTACAGTGACCCTTTGCGAAAAGGAGGATGCGAGTGAGCCCAAGGGCACTCCATCATCATCTCAAGTGGAAAAAGCAGAAGCAGAGTCAAAAAATGAAAGCGAACAAGAGAAAG AGCAACCACGAAGAGGGTTTTTTAGCAATTTCATGAGTGCCACAAAAGCCTCTTTGACTAGGGCTGCCACTGTAGTGAAGGAGGGGTCAGCCAAGACAACCACTGACCTAGCTCCTGAAGGGGACGTGGCCAAGGAAGAGGGCAACAAGGAGGTGGAGTCTTTTAACTGGATATGA